The Candidatus Methylacidiphilales bacterium genome includes the window CTCCAAAAAGGTCAAGGACAAGGAAGAAATCAAACAGGTTGCAACCGTTTCCGCCAACTGGGACCACACCATCGGTGAAATCATCGCCGACGCGCTGGACAAAGTCGGCAAAGACGGCACCGTGACGGTCGAGGAAGCCAAGTCCATCGAAACCACGCTCGAAGTGGTCGAAGGCATGCAGTTCGACAAAGGTTACCTCTCTCCTTACTTCGTGACCAACGCGGAAGCCCAGGAAGCCATTCTGGAAGGCGCTTACATCCTCATCCACGAGAAGAAAATCTCGAGCATGAAGGACATGCTCCCGCTGCTGGAAAAAGTCGCCAAGAGCGGCAAACCCCTGCTCATCATCTCCGAAGATGTCGAAGGCGAAGCCCTCGCCACTCTCGTGGTGAACAAGCTCCGTGGCACCCTGTCGGTCGTCGCCGTCAAAGCCCCCGGCTTTGGTGACCGCCGCAAGGCCATGCTCGAAGACATCGCCATCCTGACCGGTGGACGACTCCTCAGCGAAGACCTCGGCATCAAGCTGGAAAACGTTACCCTGGAAGACCTCGGCAAAGCCAAACGCCTCGTCGTGGACAAGGAAAACACCACCATCATCGAAGGCGCCGGTAAAAACACCGACATCCAGGGCCGCGTGGCTCAGATTCGCCGCCAGATCGACGAAACCACCTCGGATTACGACCGCGAGAAACTCCAGGAACGCCTGGCCAAGCTCGCCGGAGGCGTTGCCGTCATCAATGTCGGCGCCGCAACCGAGACCGAGATGAAGGAAAAGAAAGCCCGCGTCGAAGACGCCCTCCATGCCACCCGCGCTGCGGTGGAAGAAGGCATCGTCCCCGGCGGTGGCACAGCCTTCATTCGCGCCCAAAAGGCAATCGATGCCCTGACGCTGGAAGGCGATCAGAAGATCGGCGCCGGAATCGTCCGTCGCGCGATCGAGCAGCCGCTCCGCACCCTGGCCGACAACGCCGGTGTTGAAGGCAGCATCGTGGTCATGGAAGTCAAGAAGCGCAAAGGCGCCGAAGGCTATAACGTCGCAACCGCTCAATACGAAGACCTCGTCAAAGCGGGTGTGGTGGATCCGACCAAGGTGACCCGTTCGGCTCTGCAGAATGCGGCCTCGATTTCCGGCCTGCTGCTGACCACCGAAGCCATTGTGACCGAAGTTCCTGAGAAGGAAGCTCCTCCGGCCCCCGGCGGCGGACATGGCGGCATGGGCGGGATGGATTATTGATCCAACGTCTGGTCAAAAGACACAATTCAAAAAGGCGCTCCGAAAGGGGCGCCTTTTTTGTTTTTTGAAATAATCACACTATTGGGATACTTATCGTTGCTGTTTTTTATTGGTTCTGTCCATTATACATCTGTCTGATTATTTAGCGGTACTGCGGTGAATAACTCCCGGAA containing:
- the groL gene encoding chaperonin GroEL (60 kDa chaperone family; promotes refolding of misfolded polypeptides especially under stressful conditions; forms two stacked rings of heptamers to form a barrel-shaped 14mer; ends can be capped by GroES; misfolded proteins enter the barrel where they are refolded when GroES binds), producing MAAKQIQFEEAARQSLLRGVEKLARAVKATMGPAGRNVVLDKKFGSPTITKDGVTVAKEIELEERYENIGAQLVREVASKTSDIAGDGTTTATVLAESIYKEGLKNVTAGANPTELKRGIDKAVEAVVEELAKISKKVKDKEEIKQVATVSANWDHTIGEIIADALDKVGKDGTVTVEEAKSIETTLEVVEGMQFDKGYLSPYFVTNAEAQEAILEGAYILIHEKKISSMKDMLPLLEKVAKSGKPLLIISEDVEGEALATLVVNKLRGTLSVVAVKAPGFGDRRKAMLEDIAILTGGRLLSEDLGIKLENVTLEDLGKAKRLVVDKENTTIIEGAGKNTDIQGRVAQIRRQIDETTSDYDREKLQERLAKLAGGVAVINVGAATETEMKEKKARVEDALHATRAAVEEGIVPGGGTAFIRAQKAIDALTLEGDQKIGAGIVRRAIEQPLRTLADNAGVEGSIVVMEVKKRKGAEGYNVATAQYEDLVKAGVVDPTKVTRSALQNAASISGLLLTTEAIVTEVPEKEAPPAPGGGHGGMGGMDY